The following nucleotide sequence is from Streptomyces sp. NBC_00239.
GACCTCGTCCGCGTCGGTGACGAGCACCGCTTCCCCGCGGAGCAGCTCGTGCACCCCGGCCGACAACCCGCTGGTCGCGGGTCCGGGCACGCCCATCGTGTGCCGCCCCAGCCGCTGTGCACAGCGCGCCGTCGCCAGCGACCCGCTGCGGTAGGCCGCTTCCACCACGACCGTGCCCCGGGTCAGGGCCGCGATGACCCGGTTGCGCAGGACGAACCGGCTGCGGGTCGGATGGCTGCCGGGCGGCAGCTCTCCGACGACCAGCCCCTGTTCGGCGATCCGGCGCAGCAGTCCGGCGTGCCCGCGCGGGTAGCCGGTGTCCACCCCGCAGGCGAGCACCGCGGCAGTGGCCCCGCCGGCGGCCAGCACCCCGCGGTGGGCGGCGCCGTCGATCCCGTACGCCGCGCCCGAGACCACCACCCAGCCCCGCTCGGCCAGTCCGGCGGCGAGGTCGGTGGCCATGTGCGCGCCGTAAGGGGTGCAGGCCCGGGCGCCGACCACGGCGACCGAGCGCAGTGCCCAGGTCCGCAGGGAGGGCCGGCCGCGCACCCACAGCCCGATGGGCCGGGCGTCACCCAGGTCGTCGAGCTGGCGGGGCCAGTCGGGTTCGGCGGGGCACACGAAGCGCCCGCCGCTCGCCTCGGTGGCCGCGAGATCGGCCGCCGGGTCGGCGGCCGCGGCCCGTCTGCGGTATCCGGCGAGCCGGTCCGGCCCCACTCCGCTCAGCCCGGCGCTGCCGGATTCCGGGCCGGTCAGGAGGTCGAGCAGGCCGGCCGCGCCGTGGTCGCGCAGCCAGCGTCCGCCGTGCTCGTCCCCCGGCTCCAGCACCCGCGTCAGCGCGGCCCGCGCGAGCCGCTCCCGGGCGAGCGCATCGGGTGCGGGCGGTCCCGCCCCGGGGCCTGCGAGCGCGTCCTCCCCGAGCCCACGCCCCCGGTGCACCTGCCGCTCGTGCCCGTACGCCTGGTGTCCCGGCGGCTCCCCGCCCGGATCTTCCCCGGTGCGCGGGTCCGGGCGCGCGCTCATGACGGGGATCCGGCCGGGAGCGGCACGCCGCGGGCGATGCCGGTGCGCAGTTCGAGTGCGACCGCCACGTCCGGCGGGCCGGGCCGGTCCCGGCCGCCGAGGTCGGCGATGGTCCACGCCACGCGCAGCACCCGGTCCAGCCCGCGCGCCGTCAGCAGGCCCCGTTCCATGTCCCGTTCGGCCTGGGCCAGGGCGCCGGGGCCGGCCCGCCAGCGGGTGCGCAGTTCATGCCCGGGCACTTCGGCGTTGATGCTCCACGGGGTGCCGTCGAGCCGGGCCGCGGCCCGTGCCCTGGCTTCCCGCACCCGGGCCGCGACGGCGGCGCTGGATTCTCCGCGCCCGCCATGGCCGAGGAGGTCGGACCGGGTCACCGGTTCGGCCTCGACCCGCAGGTCCACCCGGTCCAGCAGCGGGCCGGAGAGCCTCGCCTGGTAGCGGCGGATCGCCGAGGGCGGGCACTCGCACCCGGAGCCGTGCAGGGTGTGCCGTCCGCAGGGGCAGGGGTTCGCCGCGAGGGCGAGCAGGAAGCGGGCCGGCAGCCGGACCACGCCGGCCGCCCGCGCGATGACCACCTGCCCGGACTCCAGGGGCTGGCGCAGCGCGTCGAGCGCCTTGGTGCTGAACTCCGGCGCCTCGTCCAGGAAGAGGATCCCGTGGTGGGCGAGGGAGACCGCGCCCGGCCTCGGCAGCCCGTTCCCCCCGCCCACCAGGGACTGCATGGTGGCCGAGTGGTGCGGGGCGCAGTACGGGGCGGCGGTCACCAGGGGTTCGCCGGGCGGCAGGATGCCCGCGACGGAGTGGACGGCGGTGACCTCCAGGGATTCCTGCCGGGTCAGCGGCGGCAGGATGCCGGGCAGCCGCTCGGCGAGCATCGTCTTGCCGGCCCCGGGCGGGCCGGAGAGGAAGAGGTGGTGGCCGCCGGCGGCCGCCACCTCCAAGGCCCGGCGGGCGGCCCGCTGCCCGGCGACGTCCGCGAGGTCGAGTGCCTCGGTGCGGCGGCCGGTCAGTCCGCTGCCGGAGCCCGCGCCGGGCACGAGCAGTCCGGCGAGCATGGCGTCCGGCCGGCCCGGCCGGTCCGGCGGCTCCTCCTGGGGTACTTCGCCGTCGGTCAGTACGGCGATGAGCTGGCGCAGGCTGCGCACGCCGAGCACCGCCACCTCGGGCACGAGCGCGGCTTCGGCGGCGGACTGCTCGGGTACGACGACCTGCCGGTATCCGGCTTCGGCGGCGGCGAGCACGGCGGGCAGGATGCCGCGCACGGGCCGCACCCTGCCGTCGAGTCCCAGTTCCCCGATGAGGACGAGGTCGGCGATCTCGCGTGGGTCGATGCGCTCGGCGGCGCCGAGTACGGCGGCTGCCACGGCGAGGTCGAATCCGGAGCCGGACTTGGGAACGGAGGCCGGGCTCAGTCCCACGGTCAGCT
It contains:
- a CDS encoding YifB family Mg chelatase-like AAA ATPase — translated: MGFARACSVALVGVEGVVVEVQADLEPGVAAFTLVGLPDKTLVESRDRVRAAVVNSGAEWPQKKLTVGLSPASVPKSGSGFDLAVAAAVLGAAERIDPREIADLVLIGELGLDGRVRPVRGILPAVLAAAEAGYRQVVVPEQSAAEAALVPEVAVLGVRSLRQLIAVLTDGEVPQEEPPDRPGRPDAMLAGLLVPGAGSGSGLTGRRTEALDLADVAGQRAARRALEVAAAGGHHLFLSGPPGAGKTMLAERLPGILPPLTRQESLEVTAVHSVAGILPPGEPLVTAAPYCAPHHSATMQSLVGGGNGLPRPGAVSLAHHGILFLDEAPEFSTKALDALRQPLESGQVVIARAAGVVRLPARFLLALAANPCPCGRHTLHGSGCECPPSAIRRYQARLSGPLLDRVDLRVEAEPVTRSDLLGHGGRGESSAAVAARVREARARAAARLDGTPWSINAEVPGHELRTRWRAGPGALAQAERDMERGLLTARGLDRVLRVAWTIADLGGRDRPGPPDVAVALELRTGIARGVPLPAGSPS
- the dprA gene encoding DNA-processing protein DprA, which encodes MSARPDPRTGEDPGGEPPGHQAYGHERQVHRGRGLGEDALAGPGAGPPAPDALARERLARAALTRVLEPGDEHGGRWLRDHGAAGLLDLLTGPESGSAGLSGVGPDRLAGYRRRAAAADPAADLAATEASGGRFVCPAEPDWPRQLDDLGDARPIGLWVRGRPSLRTWALRSVAVVGARACTPYGAHMATDLAAGLAERGWVVVSGAAYGIDGAAHRGVLAAGGATAAVLACGVDTGYPRGHAGLLRRIAEQGLVVGELPPGSHPTRSRFVLRNRVIAALTRGTVVVEAAYRSGSLATARCAQRLGRHTMGVPGPATSGLSAGVHELLRGEAVLVTDADEVVELVGDIGELAPVRRGPVCARDLLAPAAARVLDALPAGRAATAAEVALAAGSDTDEVIGRLYELHSLGFVERQGDAWRLTTRQEEPGTRTGDPRRGGP